The Schistosoma mansoni, WGS project CABG00000000 data, chromosome 1 unplaced supercontig 0071, strain Puerto Rico, whole genome shotgun sequence genome includes a window with the following:
- a CDS encoding 60S ribosomal protein L18, putative: MGIDICHRYDRKVKRKNPKSDDVYLRLLVKAYKFLARRTGSKFNKIIMRRLFMSKINKPALSLARLMRVMKKSGRENKIAVCVGTITNDTRIREFPKMKVCALRVTTAARERILHAGGEIITFDRLAILSPLGKNTVLIQGPRKGRTAVKHFGPAPGAPSSHTRPYTISKGRKFEKARGRRASRAYKK, translated from the exons ATG GGTATTGATATCTGTCACAGATACGATAGGAAGGTAAAGAGGAAAAATCCAAAAAGCGATGATGTGTACCTTCGTCTGCTTGTTAAAGCGTATAAATTTTTGGCACGTAGAACCGGTTCAAAGTTCAACAAAATAATTATGAGGAGACTTTTTATGAGCAAAATCAACAAGCCTGCCCTATCTCTGGCACGCTTGATGCGAGTAATGAAAAAAAGTGGGCGTGAAAATAAAATTGCTGTTTGTGTTGGAACCATCACCAATGATACGAGAATCCGAGAGTTCCCAAAAATGAAA GTGTGTGCTCTTCGAGTAACTACGGCTGCCCGTGAACGGATTTTGCATGCTGGTGGAGAAATAATCACTTTCGACCGTTTGGCAATTCTCAGTCCTCTAGGAAAAAATACAGTGCTTATTCAGGGACCGAGAAAAGGAAGAACTGCTGTCAAACACTTCGGCCCTGCACCTGGGGCACCATCAAGCCATACGCGACCCTACACTATCTCAAAGGGTCGTAAGTTCGAGAAAGCTAGAGGTCGTCGTGCTAGTCGTgcttacaaaaagtaa
- a CDS encoding XP_018645042.1 codes for MIGCVIRSLAHQCRTSTLMFYVEMIGGLLELDENGDEPTNAEVTPRDQPLRGLNHRRIKG; via the coding sequence atgataggttgcgttattcgaagtcttgctcaccagtgtagaacatcaacgttgatgttctatgtcgaaatgattgggggcctactagagttagacgagaatggtgacgaaccaactaacgctgaagtcacgcctcgcgaccagcccttacgtggattgaaccatcgacgcatcaaaggataa
- a CDS encoding XP_018645043.1 — protein sequence MALTSDQFQLLIQRQEQRFRKSQLEFIDKLHAKLLNHPCFGGATEVDALISKLRTELENDCRTNEYTGESLYESVKSSNLSETIVTYDQPISPVLSVSEACPIRGSNPTIPETKRANNESSSSQKDNILLSAHKIAAVPAHEETGNKASSIADTVVPNETNHNAKNVSNESNDQNSLIFLPDL from the coding sequence ATGGCtctaacttccgatcaatttcagttgctaatccagagacaagagcagcgctttagaaagagtcaattggaattcattgacaagttacatgcaaagctgctgaatcacccatgctttgggggtgcaacggaagttgacgcattaatttcaaaattgcgtacagagctggaaaacgattGCAGAACGAATGAATATACCGGGGAAAGCCTCTATGAATCCGTGAAAAGCAGTAATTTAAGCGAAACAATAGTCACATATGATCAGCCCATTAGTCCAGTATTGTCTGTTTCAGAGGCATGCCCTATACGTGGCTCAAATCCTACTATCCCTGAAACAAAACGTGCGAACAATGAATCGTCCAGTTCACAGAAagacaatatcttattaagcgcccataaaattgctgcagtacccgcccacgaagaaacgggaaaCAAAGCGAGCAGTATAGCGGATACAGTGGTgccaaatgaaactaatcataatgcgaaaaatgtttctaatgaatctaatgatcaaaattctcTAATTTTTCTGCCAGATTTATAA